A stretch of Rhinoderma darwinii isolate aRhiDar2 chromosome 4, aRhiDar2.hap1, whole genome shotgun sequence DNA encodes these proteins:
- the RRP15 gene encoding RRP15-like protein, whose amino-acid sequence MEVEAASEQSNPAGSEGSDLGDYNFSSDGGEESDDSNHETDDQAESDDPNKGWADAMAKVLNKKIPSDKASTILVKSKSVEKEKEKGKQERLERKQQFDQKRQWETMCRVQPDVVKDREAERSLQRVATRGVVQLFNAVRTHQGNMNDKIKEVGPSERKKSKLMSSVSKKDFINVLRGKESKDETAERQRPKKAAAKTQNASEWNILRDDFMMGASMKDWDKDSDDGAENAKRKPKNKREDSESDSDR is encoded by the exons ATGGAAGTGGAAGCCGCATCGGAGCAGAGTAACCCTGCAG gatctgAAGGTTCTGATTTGGGAGACTACAATTTTTCTTCTGATGGCGGAGAAGAGTCTGACGACTCCAACCATGAAACTGACGACCAGGCTGAGTCCGACGACCCAAATAAAGGCTGGGCAGATGCCATGGCCAAGGTCCTTAACAAGAAAATCCCCTCAGACAAGGCCAGCACCATCCTGGTGAAAAGCAAATCCGTGGAGAAGGAGAAAGAAAAAGGGAAACAGGAGCGGCTGGAGAGAAAGCAGCAG TTTGATCAAAAAAGACAGTGGGAGACGATGTGCAGAGTCCAGCCAGATGTTGTCAAAGACAGAGAAGCCGAGAGGAGTCTGCAGAGAGTGGCTACAAG AGGCGTCGTACAATTATTCAATGCAGTAAGGACCCACCAGGGTAACATGAATGATAAGATAAAAGAAGTCGGACCCTCTGAAAGGAAGAAGAGTAAACTTATGTCATCAGTGTCGAAGAAAGACTTTATCAATGTGCTGAGAGGGAAGGAGAGCAAAGACGAGACAGCGGAGCGACAACGGCCGAAGAAG GCTGCTGCAAAAACGCAAAACGCATCAGAATGGAACATCCTACGCGATGACTTCATGATGGGAGCTTCTATGAAGGACTGGGATAAGGACAGCGATGACGGAGCGGAGAATGCAAAGCGGAAACCTAAGAACAAACGGGAAGATAGCGAAAGTGATTCTGACAGATAA